The Jaculus jaculus isolate mJacJac1 chromosome 1, mJacJac1.mat.Y.cur, whole genome shotgun sequence nucleotide sequence AGCACCCTCATAGTTGTGAGCATGGGTTTCACCGAACAATTTTGAGTGAAGGAGTGAGGGCCCCATAGGAGGCCTCTTTGAGAACAGCAGGTACCGGGGTCCTAGGTTAGAGGAAGGAAACAGAGTGGGAAGAAGGCCTGGTTTCCACTGCACACACAGAGAGTAGATGTCACGCTGACCCGCACACAGAGTCTCTACCCTGGTTGCCTTGGAGGCTGTTTTACAATCACTACCAAGATAAAGATTTTCCCATGACACTTAGGCTccatctctcctcttcctcccctgcccCATGCAACTTCTACAGTAgggcttttttaaaagaatatttttatttttatttatttgagagagagatacagaaataggcagggagagaaagtgagagagagagagtgagagggagagaatgggaacaccagggcctccagccactgcaaacgaactccagatgcatgtgtcccctgtacatctggcttacctgggttctcaggaattgaacctgggtcttttggctttacaggcaaatgccatgaccactaagcaatctctccagcccagtagggCTTTTTATAAAGAGAAAACTTCGTTTTTCTATAGAGCCTAGGAGATAGGATGGAGTAATTTTGACTTAGCTGCTAGTtccttatttgaaaaaaaaaaaaaaagtcctgttaCTAAGTCATGCTTAGTCATTTACTTGGAGCCTGGTTAAACTAATTAGGCACAGTGTGGGTAGACAGAATGTTATCACATGTCTCCTtcaaatgagagagagtgaggcaaaATAGAGGGCAAGAGAAGGATGGCAACTGAATTTAGTTGCAGAAGATTTGATAGGAATAAGCCCCCTCACCCATCCCCAGCCAGATCGTTCCAGTCagggtttttgttattatttattttttattttttagtgtttgcttaaggcaaggtctcaccctGCAGCCCACACTAGcatggaactcactccatagcccaggctggaccctAGTACTGGCATTATAAGCATGTGTACAGCTTCCAGTTATCTCTTATATGCCatgagtgtgtgtggtgggacTGTCAAGAAAGCAGGCAGACCAAATTATACATCTAATTACCACAAGGAGGGATGGCCAAAAAGGACTTCAGGCTGGGAGGATCATTTTCACCGAACATCAAGTGCGTGGGATGTGACAAACACTAGATTTTCTGCAGGACTTTTCAGAGCCTTTCAAGATTTAAAGTGCACCCATGGACTCTCAAGAAGGAATTATTACTATACACGATTCCCAAATCTATCTGCTCACCAACTTCCCTaccctaccttttctttttccctttggaGATTTCCTCACACTTTACCCTTTATACATTCTGGAATCGGGAAAGATTTAATTAAGCCATAACACAAAACGACATCCCCAATGGtagctttttcttttgttcctgaTGTATGCAGGATCTGCGCTTCTAGGATTCCTTAAAAGCCAAGTGagcgctgcagagatggcttagcaattaaggcgtttgcacgcaaagtctaaagacccaggcttgattccccagtgccgatgtaagccagatgcacatggtagtacatgcccttgagtctgaagttcatttgcagtggctggaagccctggtgtgcccattctctctctatctgcctctatttctcgcaaatacattaaaaaatactttaaaaaggcCAAATGAATTTTCTGTCCAATTCAAAGCTgacaaagtggggctggagagatggtttggcagttaaggcgcttgcctgtgaagactcagCCTCTACGCTctgaccctccaggtcccacttaagccggCGGAACAAGCATGCAAGGCCGCACATggacacaaggtagcacatgtgtccagagttcatttgcggtggctggaagccctggcacaccaattctctctctctctcaaaacaaaaataaaataaaaagttcttgagggatggcttagcattatggcacttgcctacgaaacctaaggacccaggttcaattccccaggactcacgtagaccagatgcacaaggtggcacatgcatctggagttcgtttgcagtggctggagaccctggcatgcccattttctctgtccctctctctctctctctctctctctgcctctttcaaatatatatctttttttctttttggttttttgaggtacggtttcactctagttcaggctgacctggaattcattctgtagtctcagggtggcctcaaattcacttgtgattctcctacctctgcctctcgagtattgggattaaaggcatgcgccaccacacctggctaaatgaaatatttttaaaaaatagaaacaaatttaaaaagcaaaactgacAAAGCCCAAGTAATTTTCTTAAATACCCCCAAACCTCTCTCCCCAGTCCTCTAAACCATTCAAATGAATCAACAAACTAGTTCATCAGGGGGAACTGCAGCTAGtccatatactttttaaaaattcagtgctCAATTATAATCAGATTATAAAGTACAATCGCATGGCTGCATCTCCCTCTGGCTGCAGGGCCGTACAGTGTTCCTCGGTGGTTCTCAGTAGACCCCCCTGGTCTGATGATGGTGGAGCTGGCTCTCTGATGCCACCGGGTCCAAGCAACTGTTGGCAAATGCTCCACTGTCTCTCTTGGAGGCCCTGGGAACCTTCTGGAACTCGTGCAAGGTAGGCTCCTTGCCTCGCGAGAGCTGCTCCGTTGCGCGCTCTTTTTTGATGGCTTCCTTGATGCCCTCCACGtggctcttttcctccctctcggCCTTCAGCTTCAGGTCGTGCCGGCTCTGGTCGCGCAGGTTGCGGAGCGCCCGCGGGTGCTGCGCCGGGTCCCACGCGGCCTCGAGCGCGTGACTCTTGGCCTGGCGCACCTTCTGCTCCGCCAGCTCCAGCATTATCCGCTTGCGTACCCGCCGCTGCTTCTCCAGCTCGTCCTGCTGGATCTGCTCTGCCTCCTTCCGGGCCTTCTCCTGCAGCTCCCGGTGGTACGGGTCCTTCCTGGGGCTCTGGTAGCTCTCCTGGCACCCCTGGAAACGCTGCTCCAGCGACAGCTTCCTGAGCAGCTCCTCGGCCTTGGCCTGGCAGTCCATGAGGACCTTGCGAGCCTGGAAGTTGACCAGGGAGCTCAGGTTGCCCTCTTGCACCGTCTTCGTGTCCTCCGTGGCATGCACCTGCTTCTTGGGACAGGCCTTCTCCATccgctcctgctgctgctgccggtTGAGCTCCCGCAGGCTCTGCAGCACCCGCTCCCGCTCCCGCAGGTGCTGCTCTTGGCACTGCTGCAGGGGGTCGGCCTGCTGCGAGCGCGCCCTCAGCTCCAGGTTGTCCAGGCCCGGGTGCTCCTGGTGGTCCAGCGCCGCCCTCCGCCCGCTGTCCGGCTGGAGGGCGCTCTTGGCCTGGCCGtcccgccaccgccgccgccgccggccggGCTGCTCGCGGTCCGGGCGGGCCTTGCGCGGCTCCGGGCGCGGCTGCCACTGCTCGCGGTTCTGCTGCAGCAGCCGACGGCGCTCGCGCTCCAGGGTCAGCTGCACCTTCTGGTCGGAGCGCTTCAGCTCCTCCCAGGCCACCGCGGCCTGCTGCTGCAGTTCCCGCATCCTCCGGGCCTTCTTGAGCCGGGTCAGCACCAGGGCCACGATCTTCTGGTCCCTGGAGGACATCATCGCCTCTTCCAGCTTGCTCCGGAGGACCTGAGCTTGCTGGCTCTGGACCTCTGGCCTGAAGGCGGAGGGCTGCGAGTACCGGCCAGCAAGGGACTCGAACACGTCACCGCCGTCCCTCTTCTGGCTGCACACGCACTGCGTCCTGCACTCCTGGGAACGCACCGAGGACTTATCCGTGAGGACCGAGGCCGGGGAGCCCAGACCCGCGTGTCTGCAGACCGGCACTGCCCACCGGTCTCCGGTGTGTGCCTCGTCTAGCAGCAAAGACCCCACACTCAGCGCACTGTGCGCTCTCCCCGGGTACAGCGGCGGCGACTCTCCCTGGGACGGACGGACGCCTTGGCGCTGAGGTCGAAGGGGCGGCTGTTGCTGCCAGGCCGGGACGAACTTGGTCCTTGTCCTTGAGTCCATCCAGGCATCCTCCAGATACCGGCTGCCCGATCGGTGCTTCCGGGCATGGACGGGGGTCCTGCGCGCCACGTGGGTCAGGCTGTGGCTGTCCCCAGGCCGGCGATGCCGCAGGGTGGGTGAACGGCCAGGGTGCAGCCAGGGCGCCTCGTCCTCGCTGTCTGTGCCGGGAGGAGTCTGGACCCAGGGACTCAGGGACCGCTCCTGCTCTCTGCCCGGCGGCGGCTCCCCGTGGTCCCTGTATGACTTTGGGGAAAAGTGATGGAAGCCTGACATGTTCTCTTCCCGGTGGGCCCAGTGTCCCCGCGAGGTGGCAGACCCTCTAGGGGCCGCTGCGGACCCCTACCCACCGTCAGTTTCCAGGGTCATCGGCGGCCTGTGACGCTCCCACCACTTCACAATAAGGCTGGCGCCTTCAGGTCCTACTTTCCAACTTGGACGTTGGGGGAGAGGAGCCGGTTTGGGAGGAAGGGTAGAGGGCTGGGAGCAGCTGCTTGGAAGCCCGTAGGGAATCAGGGGTGACTGTAGAGATGAGTGTTGTGACGCCCATCAGAGTTTCAGGCAGGGATTTGCATTCCTTGGGAGCATAAGAGCATCCAGGGAAGGGCGTGACCTCAGAATAAAGTGGGGGGAAGGGCGAAGTGCAGAGTGGGTTGGGGGAAGGAGGTTGGTGTGAGTCCCCAGGCCTCAAGGTGTGCAAATGAAGCAGCCAGGAAGTCACCCGTTTGCCACGTTATCGTATAGCAAGGTGTGCTTTAATGTTGACGTTTTTTAAATCTTaggacaggaagaaaagatcactgTGCGTTTCCTCTCGCATGCCGGTTACAGCTTTGTCAAACATGAATGTTGCCTGTGTGATTCTGCACTAACATCGTTGAGCACCATGCAGAAATCGCATTTAtaggttttttttctctttcttttcttttcgttccttttcttttcttttctttgtccttttcctCTCTGTTCTTTGCTCAGGTACTGTtggtttttaaaaggaaaagtgaaTTGGAtatggaggttgaggtaggaggatcgctgtgagtttgaggccagtctgatactacatagtgaagtccaggccagcctgggctagagtgagatcctaccttaaaaaaaaaaaaaaaagacaacgaTGAAGAAGGGGTCGATTTGCTGAGGCAAATGAATTTGAATCTTCCCCTTCCACTTTTAAcccatgtgaccttgggcaacttCTTTCTGGACCCTCAAGTCCTGGAAGTGGAGTGGGGAGGCAGGATTTCGGGGCTATGTGAAGGTTGGCTGAAATGAAATCGAGTGGAAATCCTGACACTGTCATGCATTTTGATAAATGACATTTTGATGTCCTAGTCAGTTTCCATTAAAAATTTTAACACTTTGCTTATGGGTTTATGAAAATGTCTATAGATTCCTGGCTTAAGAAAACATTTAATGGAATTAATGTAACGCTAAAGCAGGTTGGGTAAAAGATACGGTGCTGGAAAGGGAAAGGGCTGACTCTAAGATTCCGTCATGTCCATAGTATATTGAGGGGTCCTGGGTAAGGCACTTCTGCAGGTTTGCCATGATCTGAAGGTCTGTGTGTCCCCCAACTCACGTGTTGAAATCTAATCACCATAATGATGGTATTAAAAGGTAGAGAAGTTTGGAGGATGCTTAAGTTGTAAGGGTGGAACCTTCATAAATGAGGTTAGTACCCTTGTTCCAGAGCAACTtcatttcattttacaaaaacaaccccccccccgccccccgataGTGGATGGCAAATTAGgagacagagccttgctggaggagatgtgtcatgggggggggggcttgtccTTGACATTTATAAACCCCCTAGCTTGCCAAGTGTTAGCCTGCTGACTTCTGCTGCTGTTCGTCACCTGCTGTGACTGAGCTGATGTCTGTCGGCCTGCTtacccctgtcatcatggagcctccctttGTGGTtggaagaccaaaataaatactttcctcccaccagctgcttttggtccagtGCTTTATCCTTGCAACACATAACTACCACATCACTCAAGGTGGCTGTGGGCAGTTCAAGCTGAATCCATACAGACCTAATCAAGAGGGTCTCAGACAACTAACTCCCTCATCGCCTTTGCCGTGTGTGGACATAGTGAGTAGGTGACTGTTTATGAACCAGGGATTCCCAGTCAGGCACCAAGTCCACTCAGGCCTTGGTCCTGGATCTCCCAGACtgagaactgtgagaaataaatgtgCATTGCTTTTAAGCTAAGCTACACTGCCTATACTCTGTTAAGAAGGTTTGGAGGAAAAGGAGTACTTCCTTGCCTCAGTCATTTTCACTCTCATCTCCTCAGAGCTTCACAGCCAGCAAGGCCAGGCAAGTAGTGACAACATTTTCTTCCAGACAAATCTGAGATGTAGCCACATTAACTGGCTTCCCAAAAGGCTCTTTGGTCAACAGTGGGAGTTTTGATGTCagattctcttctctttccctgttATCTGTCCACCTCTGCGTTTTTGTACTTGGAACATTCTTTCAGGAAAATATGATCCCATGTCCATCTGAGGGTCATGACTTCACGGCAGCGGAGGAAGGCGGTGGTGGCGGCAGCAGCATATGTCCTCACCAGCAAGAAGCAAAGGTAGACATAGGCAGACCACCCTGTTCCTTGGACCACCCATTGGAAGGTGCTGCCTGCCCAGAGGAAGGTCTTCTCCCTCACCCTGTAGCCAATCCTTCCTGTAAACACCTGACCTGGTGGCGTTGCTCTCAGATGATTACAGATTCATCAAGCTGACTATCCAAATTACCCATCACCCAGCCCTTCActtgtgctcctgtaagtaatcccaaTACGCTCATTGGCTCACCAGGCTGACCCGAGAGAATCCTTTCTCTGGTCTGTTGTTGGCATctacatggggggggggtggatagaAATACCCCCCATAAAGAAGCATGTGGTCATCTTAACAGAGTTCTCAGAGGAGAGAAGAGTTGATTCCCTCTGGGAAGTCTTCACAAATGGTGAGATTGGAGCTGAGCCCGGGGTGGGGGCGATGTTTAGGATTACACAAGACAGGGTTGGGGAGGATGACACACCTGGTGCAGGAAGCTGCATGGCCACAGTGTGGTGCCTCAGATGCCTGGCACACTGGGGTCATGTGTGGTTTGAGTAGCAGAACAGGTCAGAAAAGGTGAGCTGGGCCTAGATTCTGCAGGGCCCTGAGTGCTAAGCCGGTGGGGGCACGGACTTCCTCCCCCATTGTGGCAGAGTTCCAGCTTGTCCCGAACAGCTCCAGGGCTTCTGAGAGCTGCCTTGGGTTCCAAAGCAGGTCAGGCTAGGGTGCTTAAGGCAGACTCTGAAATCTCTGTTCCTGCtttaccaagagcagctttcgaTTTTTATCTGTCTCATATCCTGGGACTCCTAGAACACATGGATTGAAAAAAACCCAGAGTTCTTTTCcactaaaaaaaaaccaaaagattgAAATACACTGTGCAAGCGAGAATAGGAGAATCAATAAAAATCCTGAAGACAGAAAAGTAATCCCACCCCACCCCTTAATGGATAGACCTGCGTTTTGGCAAGCCTGTCCTAGCAGTGGACAGCGAGACCACGAAGGAGGAGGCTGGCCAACATTCCTGATGAGCCGAGGAAGTGTGAACCAGGCCATGGCAAAGGGATGGCAAGGACGGAGTCAGAGACAACTCAGAGGGCCAAGGGACTAAGACCAGAGGTGGATTCTACTGGAGAAAGAGGGTTTCTCGCCAGGTGCCAGAGCATATGGTGACAAAGCACCTACAGTCTAGGTGACCTCAAGGATAATGATCTTGGGATCAGGTGGAAGAAACGTAATAAGCAGGCGCCCCACAGTGGTAAGCAGAATGGTGAAGAGACACCTTGAGGGGCCCAGGGCCTGGGGAGAAGGCTCTGGGACTTAGAACCCAGCCACACCTGCTTGGAGGGGCCCCAGCTTGAAAGTCGTGTCCGCTCTTCCAGGAGCACATGAAAGAGATGTTTTTTGCAAATGCTAAGCTGCCAGGCATCCTTTGGTACTGAGCACAATCAGCCTCTTATTTGGAAGCAAAATTCTCAGTGGGTTCCACTGTGTGTTTTAGAACATGGTTCTCTGCCAAGCAAAGACTGGGGCTCcgtcccttattttatttttttgagaaggaGTATAAAATATGGCAAAATGTACTGTGTCCCCCCACAACTGAAATGAATCCAAGGGAGAGAAGGTGCTTTTCGCTCTTCCTCAGAATCAACATCTTAGGTTTGGGGACTTGAAATTTCATCTCAGTGATGCTTATATTCTTGGATGAGTCAGAGGGGAGAAATCACCTAGGTACCCACATATGGTACCAGCGCTTGAACAAACTAACAAGAGTGTAAGTATAAAGTACATTGGATTCTAAAAACttaatgtaaaaatgaaaaagtaaatctCAGTGCTTTTGTTCCAGTCAGTGACATGTTAAAGATGATGGTATTCCAAAGACGCCAGACATAGGAGCGTGTTATCACGATGAATTTCTtggttcttgttcttgttcttgtttcAAGGTGGTGACAATGGAAGTTTACACACATGTAGATGTGATGCATGCTGTGGCAGACGGCTTCAGGTTTGCTGGGATGAAtgtccagaccaggcacggttatggaggagaggatatttattgatgcttatagatccaggggaagttccataaatggcagaagaagatggcctgccttcacaggtccaagcagagagagagagaagcataagcctaaagccaaaagccacacacacttcaggaattccagctaggcacactttgcatatctttagattgaaacctgaaacccaccaccgcaccttaagatctgtccagtgacactgcttccagccaggtggctgtagaatgcaaaccacaaataaataaacaactgaatatattggggggcatctattcaaaccaccacacatgtcatggtgtatttctttgttttatgtgggagaacttaaatatttaaattttttttcactcATACATAAAAAcctaaaattgggctggagaaatggcttagcagttaagacacttgctggcaaagccaaacaacccaggtttgattccccagtacccatgtaaagccagatgcatatggtggtgcatgcatctacagtttgcttgcactggctagaggccctggtgtgcccattctttctctctcctttctctccctctttcaaataaagaacatatttaaaaacttaaaatttacatatttataggATCCTGTGTaatattttgatatatgtatGCATTATGCATGCATTGTTTCAATATCTGTCACCTCAAATATTTGTCATTTCCTTATGGTGAAACTTCCAAAATACTTTCTTCTCACTTTTTGAAATGTACGGTGTATAATTGCTCATATTGACCCTAGTGTGTAATCACACATGAGAGCTTCCTACTCCCATGTAAGTGTGACCTGGTACCCCCAGACCAACCTTTCCCCTGTCCCCATATCGTATTTCTGGTGAACAGTGCTGCTATAAAGAATCTGAGTTGTCCCATACTCACATTGTACATGGGGGCTTTTAACTTCTAGGTAATTTTTATTAGATAAatagattgccttgagttcactTTTTCTGAGGAGATAATATTTAGGTCAGAAGTTTGTGTTTTCTTCACTATATGCATGATAGGTCTTTCTGGCtcatctctgcttcttcctcactACATGGGGACATAGGTGCCTCCAGGTAACAACAGCACCTGAAAATACAGAACAGAGCCACTCCCGACATGTGCCTGCCAGGCCCTATGGACTCCCTAAAAAGTCACCCAATCCACAGAGCAATTAAAAAACCATCAAGGGAATACCTAGGACAATGCATTTTGAAAGCTTACAAAATGTTTATGCTAATATAGTACTAAGCAGAAAAATTCCGGCCTATAAacttctttcagaaaaaaaaaaaaaaaaaaaacaagagagaaaatagTGGGCTAAGAACCCAGAAACAGGCACGTTAGGTTGCCATGGAAACAATCTCAGTGCAAACACTCCAAGAATGAGAGGTCCTGTGTGTAACAGTGGTGGCTGGTGCGCACTGGGCATGTGTCGGAGCCCCGCTCCGAGGGCTTGGTGTGCCACTCCTCCGTGACAGCACAGAGCAGGGCGAGGCGTGCCAGGAGGGAACTTCTAGAAGCTGGTTGTGGGCAGGGCAGTCAGAACAGGAGCTTGGCTTCTCATTCCTAACCTTCCAGCGCCCTGTCCTGCCTCCTTCTGCCGGTCCATCTTCAACGCTCATGCTGCGCAGGGACAGTCAGAGAAACCCTGTCTGGACCAGAGCAGGAGAAGATTTTCAACATTCCTGGTCTTACTATTCCCTGGGATCCTAGTGTTTTTCACATTTGTAACCTGAACCCAATTGCAAGCAGGAGACAATAATTAACCAATTCTCATGAAAGAAAAGAGGAACTTCAAGTAAGTATGTTCAAagtgagttcagttcctcagtgagATAAGATGACTGAGTTACAGTCGTCAAATCACTCAATAGTAGCAAAGCTATGTGCTGAAGTTGTTTTTAAGATAGTAGTACACACACATTGTTTATAGTGTTCAACATAGGAAGAAATCTGCTGGGTGGAAACTTGGAGAAATAGTTGCATTTAATAGCTCTCCTGATGTAGAGTTATTTCATCAACCTAACATAGGCATTATATTAAatagcgatttttttttttagttttaaagaaTGTGCTATTGTTGAAACTCTAAAAATGTGagtctgttccttttttttttttttttttttgctagagtTGAGCCTTGAGTTTTAACTTCAAAGAACCTTTGTTTAGTGCCAGAAGTTAATGTTGCAATGGAAGCGTGGCCATGGGTGGTTTGTGGTGATTGCTGACCAACACAAAAGTATGTTATACTGTGAGGGGCATTGTGAATGGGGTAACCAGCAGGACAGGAGCCCCTCAGTTCATTCACATTCCAGCCTGTGCATCTGCGCAGGCCACCATACCACGGAGCACTTTCAGTGGCAGGGTGCTATGTTCTTTTCACTCCAGGCCACCCACATGCAGGGCTGGGGTGGAACCTCAGCAGATGTGGTGGCTCTGCGCACTCAGAAGTCACTCTGTCTGCGGGAACCGTACCAAGGCACCCTTGTCCACCTGCCTAGGTCTCTGCGTTGCCACCCTACAGGAGAAAGCTGCCATCTTTCCTCTTGATGTGCATCCATACCCTTCCACATCCCACACTGGACACTACTTATGTGG carries:
- the Ccdc185 gene encoding coiled-coil domain-containing protein 185 translates to MSGFHHFSPKSYRDHGEPPPGREQERSLSPWVQTPPGTDSEDEAPWLHPGRSPTLRHRRPGDSHSLTHVARRTPVHARKHRSGSRYLEDAWMDSRTRTKFVPAWQQQPPLRPQRQGVRPSQGESPPLYPGRAHSALSVGSLLLDEAHTGDRWAVPVCRHAGLGSPASVLTDKSSVRSQECRTQCVCSQKRDGGDVFESLAGRYSQPSAFRPEVQSQQAQVLRSKLEEAMMSSRDQKIVALVLTRLKKARRMRELQQQAAVAWEELKRSDQKVQLTLERERRRLLQQNREQWQPRPEPRKARPDREQPGRRRRRWRDGQAKSALQPDSGRRAALDHQEHPGLDNLELRARSQQADPLQQCQEQHLRERERVLQSLRELNRQQQQERMEKACPKKQVHATEDTKTVQEGNLSSLVNFQARKVLMDCQAKAEELLRKLSLEQRFQGCQESYQSPRKDPYHRELQEKARKEAEQIQQDELEKQRRVRKRIMLELAEQKVRQAKSHALEAAWDPAQHPRALRNLRDQSRHDLKLKAEREEKSHVEGIKEAIKKERATEQLSRGKEPTLHEFQKVPRASKRDSGAFANSCLDPVASESQLHHHQTRGVY